The Pseudomonas parafulva genome includes a window with the following:
- a CDS encoding DUF1513 domain-containing protein — MLRRQALKLGSVVLSALTLGGWSLLRKKGSEPLLLSARDDADGKHYAVGYRLDGTQVFSTQVAQRCHAIIDHPERPIALFVARRPGTESYLVDLRDGKLLQTVVSPPDRHFYGHAVLHKDGQWLYTTENDTRDPGRGVLGVYRFDDERLVRTGELSTHGIGPHEVAWLPDGETLVVANGGIRTEAESRVEMNLDAMEPSLVLMQRDGTLLSKETLAQQMNSVRHLAVARDGTIAACQQFMGDASETAELLAIKRPGQAFQAFPVPHHQLQAMAQYTASVAIHDELRLVALTAPRANRLFVWDLDSGAVRLDAPMPDCAGVGAVKDGFVVTSGQGRCRFYDCRKHQLVGQPLNLPSGFWDNHLHVI; from the coding sequence ATGCTGCGACGCCAGGCCTTGAAACTCGGTAGCGTTGTACTCAGTGCCCTCACCTTGGGCGGCTGGAGTCTTCTGCGCAAAAAAGGCAGCGAGCCCTTGCTGCTGTCGGCACGCGACGACGCCGACGGCAAGCACTATGCCGTGGGCTATCGACTGGACGGCACCCAGGTGTTCAGTACCCAGGTGGCCCAGCGTTGCCATGCCATCATCGATCACCCGGAGCGGCCCATTGCCTTGTTCGTGGCTCGCCGCCCAGGGACTGAAAGCTACCTGGTCGACCTGCGCGACGGGAAGCTATTGCAGACGGTGGTATCGCCGCCTGACCGGCATTTCTATGGTCATGCCGTGCTGCACAAGGACGGTCAGTGGCTGTACACCACCGAAAACGATACCCGAGACCCAGGACGTGGCGTGCTGGGGGTCTACCGTTTCGACGACGAGCGCCTGGTGCGCACCGGCGAGCTCAGCACCCACGGCATTGGCCCGCATGAAGTCGCCTGGCTGCCGGACGGCGAAACGCTGGTGGTCGCCAACGGGGGTATCCGCACCGAGGCCGAAAGCCGAGTGGAGATGAACCTTGATGCCATGGAGCCGAGCCTGGTGCTGATGCAGCGCGACGGCACCTTGTTGAGCAAGGAAACCCTGGCCCAGCAGATGAACAGTGTTCGTCACTTGGCGGTAGCCCGCGATGGCACCATTGCCGCGTGTCAGCAGTTCATGGGGGATGCCTCGGAAACTGCCGAGCTGCTGGCAATCAAACGACCAGGCCAGGCTTTCCAGGCCTTCCCAGTTCCGCACCACCAGTTACAGGCCATGGCCCAGTATACGGCCAGCGTGGCCATACACGACGAACTGCGCCTGGTGGCACTGACAGCACCACGGGCCAACCGCCTGTTCGTCTGGGACCTGGACAGCGGCGCCGTGCGTCTGGATGCGCCCATGCCCGACTGTGCCGGCGTTGGCGCGGTGAAGGACGGGTTCGTGGTGACATCGGGCCAAGGCCGCTGCCGGTTCTATGATTGCCGCAAGCACCAGCTCGTCGGCCAGCCCCTGAACCTGCCTTCAGGCTTCTGGGACAATCACCTGCATGTGATCTGA
- the groL gene encoding chaperonin GroEL (60 kDa chaperone family; promotes refolding of misfolded polypeptides especially under stressful conditions; forms two stacked rings of heptamers to form a barrel-shaped 14mer; ends can be capped by GroES; misfolded proteins enter the barrel where they are refolded when GroES binds) has translation MAAKDVKFGDSARKKMLVGVNVLADAVKATLGPKGRNVVLAKSFGAPTITKDGVSVAKEIELKDAFENMGAQLVKEVASKANDAAGDGTTTATVLAQSIVNEGLKAVAAGMNPMDLKRGIDKATSAIVAELKNLSKPCADSKAIAQVGTISANSDSSIGEIIAEAMEKVGKEGVITVEEGSGLENELSVVEGMQFDRGYLSPYFVNKPDTMVAELDSPLLLLVDKKISNIRELLPVLEAVAKAGRPLLIVAEDVEGEALATLVVNNMRGIVKVAAVKAPGFGDRRKAMLQDIAVLTGGQVISEEIGLSLETATLEHLGNAKRVTLSKENTIIIDGAGAEDDIQGRVKQIRAQIEETSSDYDREKLQERLAKLAGGVAVIKVGAGTEVEMKEKKARVEDALHATRAAVEEGVVPGGGVALVRALSAIVDLKGDNEDQNVGISLLRRAIEAPLRQITANAGDEPSVVADKVKQGSGNYGYNAATGEYGDMIEMGILDPAKVTRSALQAAASIGGLMITTEAMVADLPEDKPAGGGMPDMGGMGGMGGMM, from the coding sequence ATGGCTGCTAAAGACGTAAAATTCGGCGATTCCGCTCGCAAGAAAATGCTGGTTGGTGTCAACGTTCTGGCTGACGCGGTAAAAGCGACCCTGGGCCCGAAAGGCCGTAACGTGGTACTGGCCAAGAGCTTCGGCGCGCCGACCATCACCAAGGACGGCGTTTCCGTCGCCAAGGAAATCGAGCTCAAGGACGCCTTCGAGAACATGGGCGCCCAGCTGGTCAAGGAAGTCGCTTCCAAGGCCAACGATGCAGCCGGTGACGGCACCACCACCGCGACCGTGCTGGCTCAGTCGATCGTCAACGAAGGCCTGAAGGCCGTCGCTGCCGGCATGAACCCGATGGACCTCAAGCGCGGCATCGACAAGGCCACCTCCGCCATCGTCGCCGAGCTGAAGAACCTGTCCAAGCCATGCGCCGATTCCAAGGCCATCGCCCAGGTCGGTACCATTTCCGCCAACTCCGACAGCTCCATCGGTGAAATCATCGCCGAAGCCATGGAGAAGGTCGGCAAGGAAGGCGTCATCACCGTCGAAGAAGGTTCGGGCCTGGAAAACGAGCTGTCCGTTGTAGAAGGCATGCAGTTCGACCGCGGCTACCTGTCCCCGTACTTCGTCAACAAGCCAGACACCATGGTTGCCGAGCTGGACAGCCCGCTGCTGCTGCTGGTCGACAAGAAGATCTCCAACATCCGTGAGCTGCTGCCAGTGCTGGAAGCCGTTGCCAAGGCCGGCCGCCCACTGCTGATCGTTGCTGAAGACGTCGAAGGCGAAGCCCTGGCTACCCTGGTCGTCAACAACATGCGCGGCATCGTCAAGGTTGCAGCGGTCAAGGCGCCAGGCTTCGGCGACCGTCGCAAGGCCATGCTGCAGGACATCGCCGTCCTGACCGGCGGCCAGGTCATCTCCGAAGAAATCGGCCTGTCCCTGGAAACCGCTACCCTGGAACACCTGGGCAACGCCAAGCGCGTGACCCTGTCCAAGGAAAACACCATCATCATCGACGGCGCTGGCGCTGAAGATGATATTCAGGGTCGCGTCAAGCAGATCCGTGCCCAGATCGAAGAAACCTCTTCGGACTACGATCGTGAGAAGCTGCAAGAGCGTCTGGCCAAGCTGGCTGGCGGTGTTGCCGTCATCAAGGTCGGTGCTGGCACCGAAGTCGAAATGAAAGAGAAGAAAGCCCGCGTCGAAGACGCCCTGCACGCTACCCGTGCAGCGGTCGAGGAAGGCGTGGTGCCTGGCGGTGGTGTTGCCCTGGTGCGCGCCCTGTCTGCAATCGTTGACCTCAAAGGTGACAACGAAGACCAGAACGTCGGTATCTCGCTGCTGCGCCGTGCTATCGAAGCACCACTGCGTCAGATCACTGCCAACGCCGGCGACGAGCCAAGCGTTGTGGCCGACAAGGTCAAGCAGGGTTCGGGCAACTACGGCTACAACGCTGCGACCGGCGAGTACGGCGACATGATCGAAATGGGCATCCTGGACCCAGCCAAGGTCACCCGTTCGGCACTGCAAGCTGCTGCTTCGATCGGCGGTCTGATGATCACCACCGAAGCCATGGTTGCCGACCTGCCGGAAGACAAGCCAGCAGGCGGCGGCATGCCTGATATGGGCGGCATGGGTGGCATGGGCGGCATGATGTAA
- a CDS encoding DUF481 domain-containing protein, with the protein MSLKLLLSLLAASCCASPAIADTVWMKNGDRLSGKIKVFDGGKLLLETPYGGSIALDWKQVKTLESDQELLVKQDAYSGEKAKSLKAAEAGKVTLANGEAPKTVDLASIEQIMKPKPVVEDLVWKGNVDVALDYKRAENDTDDYDVSFKTTARHGRWRHNAEGEYNRETKDDVTTTDNWSAEYALDRFLTEKWFWQGRAEYKRDRIEDLARQRTVGTGPGYQFWDDELGAFSLGSLINRTDFEYQDGEKDNFYSAAVKWDYTRYLIGKKVQLFTNGELAKPLGNVADYSLDAEVGLRYKVTDWASLNLKAEKDIISGTRESDLDKTRYTAGFGVTW; encoded by the coding sequence ATGTCCCTCAAATTACTGCTGTCATTGCTTGCCGCGTCCTGCTGCGCATCCCCGGCGATTGCCGATACCGTCTGGATGAAGAACGGCGACCGTCTGAGCGGCAAGATCAAGGTGTTCGACGGCGGCAAGCTGTTGCTCGAGACGCCTTACGGCGGTTCGATCGCCTTGGACTGGAAACAGGTCAAGACCCTGGAAAGCGACCAGGAGCTGCTGGTCAAGCAGGATGCCTACTCTGGCGAGAAGGCCAAGTCGCTCAAGGCAGCCGAGGCCGGCAAGGTGACCCTGGCCAACGGCGAGGCACCCAAGACGGTGGACCTGGCGAGCATCGAGCAGATAATGAAGCCCAAGCCGGTGGTCGAGGACCTGGTCTGGAAAGGCAATGTCGATGTGGCGCTGGACTACAAGCGGGCCGAGAACGACACCGACGACTACGACGTCAGTTTCAAGACTACTGCGCGTCATGGGCGCTGGCGTCATAACGCCGAAGGCGAATACAACCGCGAGACCAAGGACGATGTCACCACCACCGACAACTGGAGCGCCGAGTACGCGCTGGACCGCTTCCTGACAGAGAAATGGTTCTGGCAGGGGCGCGCCGAGTACAAGCGTGACCGTATCGAAGACCTCGCCCGCCAGCGCACGGTGGGTACCGGCCCTGGCTACCAGTTCTGGGACGATGAGCTGGGTGCCTTCTCGCTGGGCTCGTTGATCAACCGCACCGACTTCGAGTACCAAGACGGTGAGAAGGACAACTTCTATTCCGCCGCTGTGAAGTGGGACTACACCCGGTACCTGATCGGCAAGAAGGTGCAGCTGTTCACCAACGGCGAGCTGGCAAAGCCCCTGGGTAATGTTGCCGACTATTCCCTGGACGCCGAAGTCGGCTTGCGCTACAAGGTCACCGACTGGGCGTCGCTGAACCTCAAGGCCGAGAAGGACATCATCAGTGGCACCCGCGAAAGCGACCTGGACAAGACCCGCTACACTGCAGGCTTTGGCGTTACCTGGTAA
- a CDS encoding phosphatase PAP2 family protein, whose amino-acid sequence MQQPICPRPLNLWLYLGIPLATMLALVALEWTSVDMDVANLFFDTATGQFIGRHSYLLENILHDRVKQGVILLGVLALAVFVASFLVRGLYGWRRELGCLVLALGVSTAFVTPLKKLTQVQCPWSLTQFGGSETYSKLLEPRPATDKPGLCWPGGHATTGFCLFALFFALRDRKPRLARVAFAVALIAGTVLSVGRMMQGAHFLSHNVWTAVFCWLIGLGAYYLVLYRRRAQNRPATEPRPA is encoded by the coding sequence ATGCAGCAACCAATTTGCCCTCGCCCCTTGAACCTGTGGCTGTACCTGGGTATTCCACTGGCCACCATGCTTGCGCTGGTGGCGCTCGAATGGACCTCGGTGGACATGGACGTGGCCAACCTGTTCTTCGATACCGCCACCGGGCAGTTCATCGGTCGGCACAGCTACCTGCTGGAGAACATCCTGCATGACCGGGTCAAGCAGGGCGTTATCTTGCTGGGCGTCTTGGCACTGGCTGTTTTTGTGGCAAGTTTTTTGGTCAGGGGCTTGTACGGCTGGCGCCGCGAACTGGGCTGCTTGGTACTCGCTCTGGGGGTATCCACCGCCTTCGTCACGCCGCTGAAGAAACTGACGCAGGTGCAGTGCCCTTGGAGCCTCACGCAGTTCGGCGGCTCGGAAACCTACAGCAAGCTGCTTGAGCCAAGGCCTGCTACCGACAAGCCGGGGCTGTGCTGGCCGGGCGGTCATGCGACCACCGGGTTCTGCCTGTTCGCGCTGTTTTTCGCGTTGCGTGATCGTAAACCGCGTCTTGCGCGCGTCGCGTTTGCGGTGGCCCTGATCGCCGGTACAGTGCTGTCGGTGGGCAGGATGATGCAAGGGGCGCACTTTTTGTCCCACAACGTCTGGACGGCTGTGTTCTGCTGGCTGATCGGCCTGGGTGCCTACTACCTGGTGCTGTACCGCAGACGCGCGCAGAACAGGCCAGCCACAGAGCCCCGCCCTGCCTGA
- a CDS encoding imelysin family protein — translation MFRPKLLFTSLAALALGACSPQDPQAVTSAAIAKQVILPTYSRWVEADRMLAASALAFCEGKETLEKARADFLNAQKAWAELQPLLVGPLAEGNRAWQVQFWPDKKNLVGRQVEQLVNGDKPVDAASLAKASVVVRGLSAYEYILFDSKPDIATAEQKARYCPMLVAIAEHQKGLAEEILKGWNSTEGMLSQMTKFPNQRYADSHEAIADLLRAQVTALDSLKKKLGAPMGRQSKGIPQPLQAEAWRSHNSMNSLQASLKAAQAVWVGVDNKGLRGLLPGDQKALAQKIDDAYANSLKLLADNQKTLGELLADDAGQQTLNQIYDSLNVVHRLHEGELAKALNIQLGFNANDGD, via the coding sequence ATGTTCCGACCCAAACTGTTGTTTACCAGCCTCGCTGCCCTGGCCCTTGGCGCCTGCTCCCCGCAGGATCCGCAGGCCGTCACCTCCGCGGCCATCGCCAAGCAGGTGATCCTGCCCACCTACAGCCGCTGGGTCGAAGCCGACCGCATGCTGGCCGCCAGCGCCCTGGCGTTCTGCGAAGGCAAGGAAACCCTGGAAAAGGCGCGTGCCGATTTCCTCAATGCGCAAAAGGCCTGGGCCGAGCTGCAGCCCTTGCTGGTGGGCCCGCTGGCCGAGGGCAACCGTGCATGGCAGGTACAGTTCTGGCCTGACAAGAAGAACCTGGTCGGCCGTCAGGTCGAGCAGCTGGTCAATGGGGACAAGCCTGTCGATGCGGCCTCCCTCGCCAAGGCGAGCGTTGTGGTCCGCGGTTTATCAGCCTATGAATACATCTTGTTCGACAGCAAGCCGGACATCGCCACGGCCGAGCAGAAGGCGCGTTACTGCCCGATGCTGGTGGCCATCGCCGAGCACCAGAAGGGGCTGGCCGAGGAAATCCTCAAGGGCTGGAACAGCACCGAGGGCATGCTCTCGCAGATGACCAAGTTCCCCAACCAGCGCTACGCCGATTCGCACGAAGCCATCGCCGACCTGCTGCGTGCACAGGTAACCGCTTTGGACTCGCTGAAGAAGAAGCTGGGTGCGCCCATGGGACGGCAAAGCAAAGGCATCCCACAGCCCCTGCAAGCGGAAGCCTGGCGTAGCCACAACTCCATGAATAGCCTCCAGGCCAGCCTCAAGGCGGCCCAGGCGGTTTGGGTGGGTGTGGACAATAAAGGGCTGCGCGGGCTGCTGCCAGGCGATCAGAAGGCGCTTGCGCAAAAGATAGACGATGCCTACGCCAATTCATTGAAGTTGCTGGCTGATAACCAGAAAACCTTGGGCGAGCTACTGGCCGACGACGCAGGTCAGCAGACCCTCAACCAGATCTACGACAGCCTCAACGTCGTGCACCGCCTGCATGAAGGTGAATTGGCCAAGGCGCTTAACATTCAGTTGGGCTTCAACGCCAACGACGGTGACTGA
- a CDS encoding MGMT family protein has product MGHTLETAEGRRMALYSVLGQVPAGQVVSYGQLAELAGLGKAARWVGRTLSQLPQGTRLPWHRVLGAGGRLSLPSGTPSGDEQRARLRAEGVQVANNRVDMTRHGWRPMEHSG; this is encoded by the coding sequence ATGGGTCATACCTTGGAAACTGCAGAGGGCCGACGGATGGCACTTTATTCAGTGCTCGGCCAGGTGCCTGCCGGGCAGGTGGTGAGCTATGGCCAATTGGCCGAGCTTGCCGGGCTTGGCAAAGCCGCACGGTGGGTGGGACGCACACTGTCGCAACTGCCCCAGGGCACGCGCTTGCCCTGGCATCGGGTGCTGGGCGCAGGTGGTCGCCTGAGCCTGCCTTCGGGTACGCCATCGGGCGATGAGCAACGGGCCCGTTTGCGTGCCGAAGGTGTGCAGGTGGCCAACAATCGCGTGGATATGACGCGCCATGGCTGGCGCCCGATGGAGCACAGCGGTTAG
- the colR gene encoding two-component system response regulator ColR gives MRILLVEDNRDILANLADYLGMKGYTVDCAQDGLSGLHLAATEHYDLIVLDIMLPGIDGYTLCKRLREDARRDTPVIMLTARDQLDDRLQGFRSGADDYLLKPFALSELSARIEAVLRRAQGGGRRTLQVADLSYDLDTLEVSRQGRLLKLNPVGLKLLAVLMQKSPHVLRREVLEEALWGDDCPDSDSLRSHVHQLRQVIDKPFEKPLLHTVHGVGYRLAEGRDGV, from the coding sequence ATGCGCATCCTCTTGGTTGAAGACAACCGCGATATTCTGGCCAACCTTGCCGACTACCTTGGCATGAAAGGCTATACCGTCGACTGTGCCCAGGATGGGTTGTCGGGCCTGCACCTGGCAGCGACCGAGCACTATGATCTGATCGTGCTCGACATCATGTTGCCGGGTATCGATGGCTATACGCTGTGCAAGCGCCTGCGCGAAGACGCCCGCCGCGACACGCCGGTGATCATGCTTACCGCCCGCGATCAACTGGACGATCGGCTGCAAGGCTTCCGCTCCGGCGCCGATGACTACCTGCTCAAGCCCTTCGCCCTGTCCGAGCTGTCCGCGCGTATCGAGGCTGTGCTGCGCAGGGCGCAGGGGGGTGGCCGTCGCACGCTGCAGGTCGCCGACCTGAGCTACGACCTCGACACGCTCGAGGTCAGCCGGCAAGGACGTCTGCTCAAGCTCAACCCGGTCGGTCTGAAACTGCTGGCGGTACTCATGCAGAAGAGCCCGCACGTGTTGCGGCGCGAAGTACTGGAAGAGGCCCTGTGGGGCGATGACTGCCCTGACAGCGACAGCCTGCGCAGCCATGTACACCAGTTGCGTCAGGTGATCGACAAACCTTTCGAAAAACCCCTGCTGCATACCGTCCATGGCGTCGGCTATCGCCTCGCCGAGGGTCGCGATGGAGTTTAA
- a CDS encoding HugZ family protein, whose protein sequence is MSENAVRPARELLLKEYRGVLSTHSKSMPGFPFGSVVPYCLDAEGRPLILISRIAQHTHNLSKDAKCSLLVGEREAQDVQAVGRLTVMAEARKLQDPANIEAAALRYYRYFPDAADYHQAHDFDFWVLEPVRHRYIGGFGAIHWLDQVTLANPFAGKVESGMIEHMNSDHAAAIAHYVQLAELPSHIPAQLVGIDSEGMHLRIGQAIHWLAFPSRCNTPTQVREALVLLARADHWPVLSEIPA, encoded by the coding sequence GTGAGTGAGAACGCCGTCCGTCCTGCACGGGAATTGCTGCTCAAGGAATACCGGGGAGTCTTGTCGACCCATTCCAAGTCCATGCCGGGTTTCCCGTTCGGTTCGGTCGTGCCCTATTGCCTCGATGCAGAGGGCAGGCCCCTCATCCTGATCAGCCGTATCGCCCAGCACACGCATAACCTGAGTAAAGACGCCAAGTGTTCGTTGCTGGTGGGCGAACGCGAGGCGCAGGACGTGCAGGCGGTCGGGCGGCTGACCGTAATGGCCGAGGCGCGCAAGCTGCAGGACCCGGCCAACATCGAGGCAGCGGCCCTGCGCTATTACCGCTACTTTCCGGACGCGGCCGACTACCACCAGGCTCACGACTTCGATTTCTGGGTGCTTGAGCCGGTGCGCCACCGGTACATTGGTGGCTTCGGTGCTATCCACTGGCTCGATCAGGTGACCTTGGCCAATCCCTTCGCCGGCAAGGTCGAGAGCGGCATGATCGAGCACATGAACAGCGACCACGCCGCCGCCATCGCGCACTATGTGCAGCTTGCCGAGCTTCCCAGCCACATCCCTGCGCAGTTGGTCGGTATCGACAGCGAGGGGATGCACCTGCGCATCGGCCAGGCGATCCACTGGTTGGCATTCCCGAGCCGTTGCAATACGCCGACACAAGTGCGCGAAGCCTTGGTTTTGCTGGCCCGCGCCGATCACTGGCCGGTCTTGAGCGAAATACCTGCTTGA
- a CDS encoding co-chaperone GroES has translation MKLRPLHDRVVIRRSEEESKTAGGIVLPGSAAEKPNRGEVVAVGTGRVLDNGEVRALAVKVGDKVVFGPYSGSNTVKVDGEDLLVMAENEILAVVEG, from the coding sequence ATGAAGCTTCGTCCTCTGCATGACCGCGTCGTCATCCGTCGCAGCGAAGAAGAATCGAAAACCGCTGGCGGTATCGTCCTGCCAGGTTCGGCCGCTGAAAAACCAAACCGCGGCGAAGTCGTCGCCGTCGGCACCGGCCGCGTCCTGGACAACGGCGAAGTACGTGCGCTGGCCGTGAAAGTGGGTGACAAAGTGGTTTTCGGCCCGTACTCGGGTAGCAACACCGTGAAAGTCGACGGCGAAGACCTGCTGGTCATGGCCGAAAACGAAATCCTGGCCGTTGTTGAAGGCTGA
- a CDS encoding FxsA family protein: protein MRVFLLLLLLFPVLELFVFVKVSAAIGFFPALLLIIAGSALGVLVMRVAGLATALRARESLQRGELPAEDMFHGMMLAVGGGLLMIPGFISDVLGLLCLLPFTRQLAARKMRERAQAQATRQRAFQDDPLQGQPPHGGGHRPNVIEGEYERRDQ from the coding sequence ATGCGTGTTTTTCTACTGCTGCTTCTGCTGTTTCCCGTGCTGGAGCTGTTCGTCTTCGTGAAAGTCAGCGCCGCCATCGGTTTTTTCCCCGCGTTGCTGCTCATCATCGCCGGCTCCGCCCTCGGGGTCCTGGTCATGCGAGTGGCCGGGTTGGCCACGGCCCTGCGTGCACGTGAAAGCCTGCAGCGCGGTGAGCTGCCTGCCGAGGACATGTTCCATGGCATGATGCTGGCGGTCGGCGGCGGGCTATTGATGATCCCCGGTTTTATCAGCGACGTGCTTGGCCTGCTGTGCCTGTTGCCCTTTACCCGCCAGTTGGCGGCTCGCAAGATGCGCGAGCGCGCCCAGGCCCAAGCGACCCGCCAGCGCGCGTTCCAGGATGACCCGTTGCAGGGCCAGCCCCCGCATGGCGGGGGCCATCGACCCAATGTGATCGAAGGCGAGTACGAACGCCGCGATCAGTGA
- a CDS encoding sensor histidine kinase: MEFKQSLAQRIIIAFALMSALVAGAFAVGIVSTVHLVEERLISSVLGGDLQRLLRMDSVSDWSHRPRPDQLFYFSGGRDDFELPKDLRHLDRGFHEVFRDQLSYHAMVEIVDGRRYVLLQDQSDFEERERLLFAVVVVGFVLSLVLAVILGWLVARRVMAPVIRLARQVRHRDQLLGLAPPLAPDYAADEVGQLAVAFDDTLGRLRDALTRERLFTSDVSHELRTPLMVLATSCELLMENPALDARSRSQVERVARATEEMRELVKTFLMLARAQRDEGAVASRATLREVGDELIGVWRDTIEQKGLTLHYEGRGNAGPVLYNATFLQSVMGNLLRNAAHYTDSGYIRLTLQATSFTVEDSGVGIPEEQREAMFKPFVRGEERRGEGLGLGLSLVQRICDDQGWQVTLTSTHPHGCRFQVDLSSTVVKGELNTLS; the protein is encoded by the coding sequence ATGGAGTTTAAACAGAGCCTTGCCCAGCGCATCATCATTGCCTTTGCGCTGATGAGCGCGCTGGTGGCCGGGGCTTTCGCGGTGGGTATCGTTTCCACCGTGCACCTGGTGGAAGAGCGCCTGATTTCCTCGGTGCTCGGCGGTGACCTGCAGCGGCTGTTGCGCATGGACAGCGTCAGCGACTGGAGTCACCGCCCGCGACCGGACCAACTGTTCTACTTCAGCGGGGGGCGGGACGACTTCGAGCTGCCCAAGGACCTGCGCCATCTGGACCGAGGTTTCCACGAGGTCTTTCGCGACCAGCTTTCGTATCACGCCATGGTGGAGATCGTGGACGGTCGTCGTTACGTGCTGTTGCAGGATCAAAGCGACTTCGAGGAGCGAGAGCGGCTGCTGTTCGCCGTAGTGGTCGTAGGGTTCGTATTGAGCCTGGTGCTCGCCGTGATCCTGGGCTGGTTGGTGGCGCGTCGGGTGATGGCACCGGTCATCCGCCTGGCGCGCCAGGTGCGCCATCGCGACCAGCTGCTTGGGTTGGCGCCACCCTTGGCACCTGACTACGCCGCTGACGAGGTCGGGCAGTTGGCAGTGGCCTTCGATGACACCCTGGGCCGTCTGCGCGATGCCTTGACGCGCGAGCGCCTGTTCACAAGTGACGTCAGCCACGAGTTGCGTACACCACTGATGGTGCTGGCGACCTCATGCGAGTTGCTCATGGAAAACCCGGCCTTGGATGCGCGTTCGCGCAGTCAGGTCGAACGGGTGGCACGCGCCACCGAGGAAATGCGCGAGCTGGTGAAAACCTTCCTCATGCTGGCCCGGGCCCAAAGGGACGAAGGTGCTGTGGCATCGCGGGCAACCCTGCGCGAAGTAGGGGACGAATTGATCGGGGTTTGGCGCGACACCATCGAACAAAAGGGGCTGACGCTGCATTACGAAGGCCGTGGCAACGCAGGTCCGGTCTTGTACAACGCCACCTTCCTGCAATCGGTTATGGGCAACCTGCTGCGTAACGCCGCCCATTACACCGACAGCGGTTACATTCGTCTGACTCTGCAGGCCACAAGTTTCACCGTGGAAGACAGCGGGGTAGGCATCCCCGAGGAGCAGCGCGAGGCCATGTTCAAGCCCTTCGTACGCGGGGAAGAACGCCGAGGGGAAGGCCTTGGCCTTGGCTTGTCGTTGGTCCAGCGCATTTGCGATGACCAAGGCTGGCAGGTCACGCTGACCTCGACCCATCCCCATGGCTGCCGATTCCAAGTGGACCTCAGCAGTACAGTGGTCAAGGGTGAGCTGAATACACTTTCGTAA
- a CDS encoding class I SAM-dependent methyltransferase: MRSPINLEFSRKYDKAHAQQYFLKHQAGLARRLSHKRDEQLARRALTLAGEPGLVLDLPCGAGRFWPLLAEKANRVIIGADNSADMIETACASQPPEVVARVRPLQTSAFAIELPDNAVDSIFCMRLFHHIGEAAHRKAILKEFQRVSRDSVIVSLWVDGNFKAWRRRKLEHRRDTEHGPDSYQNRFVLPAETVEAEFAAAGFRIQERLDFLPFYAMWRVYVLRKG; the protein is encoded by the coding sequence ATGCGCAGCCCCATCAACCTCGAGTTTTCCCGTAAATACGACAAGGCCCATGCCCAACAGTATTTTTTGAAGCACCAGGCCGGCTTGGCCAGGCGCCTGTCCCATAAACGCGATGAGCAGTTGGCTCGCCGGGCCCTGACGCTGGCGGGCGAACCGGGCTTGGTCTTGGACCTGCCCTGCGGAGCGGGTCGCTTCTGGCCACTGCTGGCGGAAAAAGCCAACCGCGTGATCATTGGAGCAGACAATTCCGCCGACATGATCGAGACGGCATGCGCGTCCCAACCACCGGAAGTCGTGGCCCGGGTACGACCTTTGCAGACCTCGGCCTTTGCCATCGAGTTACCGGATAACGCGGTGGACAGCATTTTTTGCATGCGTCTGTTTCACCATATTGGCGAAGCGGCTCACAGGAAAGCGATTCTTAAGGAGTTTCAACGGGTTAGCCGAGACAGCGTGATTGTGTCGCTGTGGGTCGATGGCAATTTCAAAGCCTGGCGGCGCAGGAAGCTCGAGCACCGTCGCGATACCGAGCACGGGCCGGACAGTTACCAGAACCGTTTTGTGTTACCTGCCGAAACGGTTGAGGCGGAGTTCGCAGCCGCTGGTTTCAGGATCCAGGAACGCCTCGACTTCCTGCCGTTTTATGCCATGTGGCGCGTGTATGTGCTGCGCAAGGGTTAA